One Alkalibaculum bacchi DNA window includes the following coding sequences:
- a CDS encoding type IV pilus modification PilV family protein yields MKRQDAFTLIEVIVSICVFSVFCFSFLTASQFAYKSYTISKNRYEVLTKAENSLEKIKSAMNECDREELSVEMVSSIVENAKDSEGDYIIDLQETTRRGLYKVQIIFEESRYKKLWTQIYVP; encoded by the coding sequence ATGAAAAGGCAGGATGCTTTTACTTTAATTGAAGTAATTGTGTCTATTTGCGTTTTTTCTGTATTTTGTTTTAGCTTTTTAACTGCTTCGCAGTTTGCTTACAAAAGCTATACCATCTCTAAAAATCGATATGAAGTGTTGACAAAAGCCGAAAATTCCTTAGAAAAGATTAAGTCTGCAATGAATGAATGCGATCGAGAAGAATTAAGTGTTGAAATGGTTTCATCTATTGTTGAAAATGCAAAAGACTCTGAAGGCGATTATATAATCGACTTACAAGAAACAACCAGGCGAGGCTTATATAAAGTACAAATAATCTTTGAAGAAAGCCGGTATAAGAAATTATGGACTCAAATATACGTACCTTAA
- a CDS encoding ABC transporter substrate-binding protein has protein sequence MKKFIYLIIIAILIISLSACSKEKNAPVDEGNPIKIGYLPITHALPLFIQEDGANLKSAKLELVKFGSWAELVEALNAGEIDGASMLVELAMKSKEQGIGLKSVALGHRDGNVVVVSEEINKASDLKGKTVSIPSKLSSHNILLYQMLKENNLKLSDVNVVELPPAEMPAALSDGRISAYIVAEPFGAISISHGSGKVLYDSQELWQDSLCCTLVLRDEFINNNRLVAEEFVREYVKAAEKAEQKDKDVYEVSSKYMKTKKDVLELSLKFISYKDLAIRKEEYQVLTDYMKEMGLSENPPAYEDFIDNSLIQGE, from the coding sequence ATGAAAAAGTTTATCTATTTAATCATCATTGCAATTCTTATCATCAGCCTTTCTGCATGTTCTAAAGAAAAAAATGCGCCAGTTGATGAAGGAAATCCTATAAAAATAGGATACCTCCCCATAACCCATGCCCTTCCTCTTTTCATTCAAGAGGATGGGGCTAATCTAAAAAGTGCAAAGTTGGAATTAGTCAAATTTGGGTCTTGGGCAGAATTAGTTGAAGCCTTAAATGCTGGAGAAATTGACGGTGCAAGTATGCTTGTTGAACTTGCTATGAAGTCAAAAGAGCAAGGAATTGGCTTAAAGTCTGTGGCCCTAGGCCATAGAGATGGAAATGTAGTTGTGGTCTCTGAAGAAATAAATAAAGCTTCTGACTTAAAAGGCAAAACCGTGTCCATACCGAGCAAGCTTTCATCTCACAATATCCTCTTGTACCAGATGTTAAAGGAAAATAATTTAAAACTATCCGATGTCAATGTAGTAGAGCTTCCTCCAGCGGAAATGCCTGCAGCCCTTTCAGATGGAAGAATATCAGCATATATCGTTGCAGAACCTTTTGGAGCCATATCCATATCTCATGGTAGCGGGAAAGTTTTATACGACTCACAAGAATTATGGCAAGATTCTTTATGCTGTACTTTAGTTCTTAGAGATGAATTTATAAATAATAATAGGTTAGTTGCTGAGGAATTTGTAAGAGAATACGTAAAAGCAGCAGAAAAAGCCGAACAAAAAGATAAAGATGTATATGAAGTGTCTTCTAAATACATGAAGACAAAAAAAGATGTATTAGAATTATCCCTTAAGTTTATTTCCTATAAAGACCTTGCTATAAGAAAAGAGGAATACCAAGTTCTTACAGATTACATGAAAGAAATGGGCTTATCTGAAAATCCCCCAGCTTATGAAGATTTTATCGATAATTCCTTAATACAAGGTGAATAG
- a CDS encoding ABC transporter permease → MNIIKKSFHVLVSISVLVGIWQIVCATGRYEPSLLPSPMDVVRSMKELLEDGTLILHIQVSMTRFLIGYITASIAGIVLGLILGWYQKLWAFIDPIVQVLRPISPIAWFPFIVLWFGIGDAPAIVIIFIAAFYPVLLSTVNGIRKVDQVYLKVAQNFEMNQFQLLTKIVLPAAFPIIANGLHMALGSSWVFLVAGEMVGAQSGLGYLIIDARNSLRLDLVLAGIIFIGLSGLILDMIIKKVEKNIESKWGVQNGSK, encoded by the coding sequence ATGAATATCATAAAAAAGTCATTTCATGTACTAGTGAGCATTTCCGTACTCGTGGGTATTTGGCAGATAGTCTGTGCAACAGGAAGGTATGAGCCTTCCTTGTTGCCTTCCCCTATGGATGTTGTTAGGAGCATGAAAGAATTATTGGAAGATGGAACTTTGATTCTTCATATTCAAGTCAGCATGACAAGGTTTTTAATAGGGTATATTACGGCTTCCATTGCTGGTATTGTGTTAGGCCTTATATTAGGATGGTATCAAAAACTATGGGCGTTTATCGATCCTATTGTTCAAGTCTTAAGGCCAATATCTCCTATTGCATGGTTTCCATTTATCGTCCTTTGGTTTGGAATTGGAGATGCTCCTGCCATAGTGATTATCTTTATCGCAGCATTCTACCCTGTACTTTTATCTACTGTAAACGGCATACGTAAAGTAGACCAAGTTTACTTAAAAGTTGCGCAAAACTTTGAAATGAATCAGTTCCAATTACTTACAAAGATCGTCTTGCCTGCTGCCTTCCCAATAATCGCCAATGGCCTACATATGGCTCTTGGATCTTCTTGGGTCTTTTTAGTAGCTGGTGAGATGGTTGGTGCTCAGTCAGGTTTAGGTTATTTAATTATTGACGCGAGAAATTCACTGCGATTAGACCTAGTATTAGCTGGAATCATATTTATCGGCTTATCTGGCCTTATTTTAGATATGATTATTAAAAAAGTAGAAAAAAACATAGAGAGTAAGTGGGGTGTTCAAAATGGATCAAAATAA
- the spoIIIAA gene encoding stage III sporulation protein AA: MSNQRLIQDFNEVIFKGMDLKIKNILSRLPLTFLLGIDEIRLRVNNPLMVCKMKEDFLINDHGEIVQSVKEAYIVKEKEIHNSLQLLSQYSLYSIEEELSKGFITLRGGHRVGITGKVVLEGGEVKTIKYVNGLNYRVMREVKGCSRTVAQIIQRDENDIYHTLIAGPPKSGKTTILRDLVRAFSMGNGRSGLKIGVVDERSEIAGCHRGIPQNDMGIRTDVLDCCPKGAGIINLIRSMSPQIIVTDEIGSKEDLIAIREALNAGIKMITTVHGASMEELLNRPYIAQMIQDKLFEKIIFLDNSNGIGTVSKVIEVNELFKKEELEHVS, encoded by the coding sequence ATGTCAAACCAAAGATTAATTCAAGATTTTAATGAAGTTATTTTCAAAGGAATGGATTTAAAGATTAAAAATATTTTAAGCAGACTGCCTTTGACCTTTTTATTAGGAATTGACGAAATCAGATTAAGAGTGAACAACCCTCTTATGGTTTGCAAAATGAAGGAAGATTTTTTAATTAATGATCACGGAGAAATTGTCCAAAGTGTAAAAGAAGCTTACATAGTAAAAGAAAAGGAAATACATAATTCTTTGCAATTGCTCAGCCAATACTCATTGTATTCTATTGAAGAAGAACTGTCTAAGGGATTTATCACTTTAAGAGGTGGGCACCGGGTAGGTATTACAGGAAAAGTAGTTCTAGAAGGCGGGGAAGTAAAGACGATTAAATACGTAAATGGTTTGAATTATCGCGTCATGAGAGAAGTAAAGGGTTGTTCTAGAACAGTCGCTCAGATTATTCAAAGAGATGAAAACGATATTTATCATACCCTTATAGCTGGTCCTCCTAAAAGCGGAAAGACAACAATTTTAAGAGATTTAGTTCGAGCTTTTAGTATGGGGAATGGCCGGTCTGGTCTAAAAATCGGCGTAGTAGATGAGAGAAGCGAAATCGCAGGCTGTCACAGGGGAATCCCACAAAACGATATGGGGATTCGCACAGATGTATTAGATTGCTGCCCAAAGGGAGCAGGCATCATCAATTTGATCCGTTCTATGTCTCCACAAATTATTGTAACAGATGAGATCGGTTCTAAAGAAGACTTAATCGCTATTCGCGAAGCCTTAAATGCTGGAATAAAAATGATTACCACTGTACATGGTGCAAGTATGGAAGAGCTGCTCAATAGACCCTATATTGCTCAAATGATTCAAGATAAATTATTTGAAAAGATTATTTTTCTAGACAACTCAAATGGTATAGGAACAGTGTCTAAGGTAATAGAAGTAAACGAGCTCTTTAAAAAAGAGGAACTAGAACATGTATCTTAA
- a CDS encoding PilN domain-containing protein, with protein sequence MMDINLLPEEMLTNMALGRKKKVQIILVLFLTMGILYLALFALDYHLQNKILQIDEQIQSMGDVKGLKQEISIKSNEINLIKGMIHERNQSTTNFYELIKRLEGLVPMGVTFTSQRGENGNMIISGIASKEEGIAELAANLYQLEEAHNIRIRSAAYENQIRFEITFSYGSNGGEEFESK encoded by the coding sequence ATGATGGATATTAACTTGCTTCCTGAGGAAATGCTAACAAATATGGCTTTAGGGAGAAAAAAGAAGGTTCAGATCATCCTTGTTCTCTTCCTTACTATGGGAATTTTGTATCTTGCTCTGTTTGCACTAGACTACCATTTGCAAAATAAGATATTACAAATAGACGAACAAATTCAATCTATGGGAGACGTGAAGGGTTTAAAACAGGAAATTTCTATAAAGAGTAATGAAATCAATCTTATTAAGGGAATGATTCATGAAAGAAATCAATCCACAACCAATTTTTACGAGTTAATCAAGAGATTAGAAGGGTTAGTTCCTATGGGTGTTACATTTACGAGTCAAAGAGGAGAAAATGGAAATATGATTATAAGTGGAATAGCAAGCAAGGAAGAAGGAATCGCTGAGCTAGCTGCAAATTTATATCAATTAGAAGAAGCACACAATATACGGATTCGTTCTGCGGCTTATGAGAATCAAATTCGCTTTGAAATTACTTTTTCATACGGATCAAATGGAGGAGAAGAATTTGAATCTAAGTAG
- a CDS encoding CD1247 N-terminal domain-containing protein, which yields MEYINEKVSYLKGLCDGLEIKDSSREGKVLVKIVEILEDITDALAGLDDAYEDLEDYVELVDEDLMEVEDEVYGLDFLDDDDDDFYEVECPHCGEDFITNFDELEEEDFEIDCPYCGHIVEIDTTECDCGDDCDCHDHE from the coding sequence ATGGAATACATTAACGAAAAAGTATCTTATTTAAAGGGTTTATGTGATGGCCTAGAGATTAAAGATTCTTCAAGAGAAGGAAAAGTCCTCGTGAAGATTGTTGAAATTCTTGAGGATATAACGGATGCTTTAGCAGGCCTTGATGACGCCTACGAAGATTTAGAAGATTATGTAGAATTAGTCGACGAGGATCTTATGGAAGTCGAAGACGAAGTTTACGGTTTGGATTTTTTAGATGACGATGATGATGACTTCTATGAAGTAGAATGCCCACATTGCGGAGAAGATTTCATTACCAATTTCGATGAATTAGAGGAAGAAGATTTCGAAATAGACTGTCCTTATTGTGGACACATAGTAGAAATCGACACAACAGAATGTGACTGCGGCGACGATTGTGATTGCCACGACCACGAATAA
- the efp gene encoding elongation factor P, whose amino-acid sequence MISASDFRKGVTFEMDGNVYVIIDFQHVKPGKGAAFVRTKIKNVITGGTTERTFNPSEKYPKAHIETKEMQYLYKDGDLYYFMDLESYEQIPLNHGQVEEAIKFLKENMNATIKFYKGQAFSVSAPNFVELVITETEPGFKGDTATGANKPATLETGAVVTVPLFVDEGDTIRIDTRTGEYMERV is encoded by the coding sequence ATGATATCTGCAAGTGATTTTAGAAAAGGTGTTACATTTGAAATGGATGGCAATGTATACGTCATTATTGATTTTCAACATGTAAAACCAGGCAAAGGTGCTGCTTTTGTTCGAACTAAGATTAAAAATGTAATTACAGGGGGAACTACAGAAAGAACATTTAATCCTTCTGAAAAATATCCAAAAGCGCATATTGAGACAAAAGAAATGCAATACTTGTACAAAGATGGGGATTTATATTACTTTATGGATTTAGAAAGTTACGAGCAAATCCCATTAAATCACGGCCAAGTAGAAGAAGCAATCAAATTCTTAAAAGAAAACATGAATGCTACTATTAAATTCTACAAGGGACAAGCTTTCTCCGTATCAGCTCCTAACTTTGTAGAATTAGTTATTACAGAAACAGAACCAGGCTTTAAAGGAGATACAGCTACAGGTGCAAACAAACCTGCTACATTAGAAACAGGCGCAGTAGTAACAGTGCCATTATTTGTAGATGAAGGAGATACGATTCGTATTGACACTAGAACAGGCGAATACATGGAGAGAGTCTAG
- a CDS encoding PulJ/GspJ family protein, whose amino-acid sequence MDSNIRTLNKGFTLIELIISLFLMTLILGAVFYHFHFQYSSYENLYEDITSMEKLRFLSIQLEKQICNTSRIYVVEGTVYLRDIETPEYYNYYTLTNKILYKTKTHSDLKDIGLGSKSQIANKIENFFITYIDSKTIQLTIEVSEGEKKARLQKDISVLGQVTVIN is encoded by the coding sequence ATGGACTCAAATATACGTACCTTAAATAAGGGCTTTACTTTGATTGAACTAATAATTAGTTTATTTTTAATGACCTTAATACTAGGCGCTGTTTTTTACCACTTTCATTTTCAGTACAGTAGTTACGAAAATCTTTATGAAGATATTACATCTATGGAAAAATTGCGTTTTTTATCCATACAGCTGGAAAAGCAGATTTGTAATACGTCTAGAATTTATGTAGTAGAAGGTACAGTTTATTTAAGAGATATAGAGACTCCAGAGTACTACAATTATTATACATTGACAAATAAGATTTTGTACAAAACTAAGACCCATTCAGACTTAAAAGATATAGGGCTAGGGAGCAAGTCTCAGATAGCTAATAAAATCGAAAATTTTTTTATAACTTATATAGACAGTAAAACCATTCAGCTTACGATTGAAGTCTCAGAAGGCGAAAAGAAGGCCAGATTGCAAAAGGACATCTCCGTATTAGGACAAGTGACTGTAATTAATTAG
- the cooS gene encoding anaerobic carbon-monoxide dehydrogenase catalytic subunit, translating into MSSHEHNHGHHHHHHHNDFHDYNEAIKEYKKTFPSKEDVLEHTPDPAVKELIHNMEKVGLETVFDRFDAQKPHCTFGMAGICCKNCNIGPCRITKKSPRGVCGADADLIVSRNLLRWVASGVAGHGYRGRESMLALKWVGEGKLNLPILGPEKLKKSATTLGIDIEGKSIKELAVLVADILLEDLSRTVPDKHKTMHAFATPERVKVWKELDILPISAYHEITDALHRTTTGTDSDWKNIMQQLSRCGLAFSWSSVLASSIAIDSLFGLPVRSTVKCNVGALKEGYVNIALHGHSPLLVSEIVRLGKTEEFDALAKKHGAKGIQFYGICCSGLSSMYRYGGVIPLSNAIGAELIVGTGALDLWVADVQDVFPAIMEVANCFKTVVVTTSDSARLPGAEHYAYDHEHSNIAQTENLAKKILTRGIVSFANRRDIPVTIPQYEVNAEVGFSLENIIKQFGSIEPIAQALKTGKIKGIINLVGCNNPRVLYEKAITDITSKLIKENILVLTNGCASFPLLKLGYCNKSALEHTGSQLKEFLGSDLPPVWHMGECLDNARASALFRALADACGKDLKDMPFAFASPEWSNEKGVAAALSFRLLGINSYHCVESPVQGSPNVMKYIYEDTKETIGAVMVVDVNPDSLGNKIIEDIEAKREALSWS; encoded by the coding sequence ATGAGTTCACACGAACACAACCACGGTCACCACCATCATCACCACCACAACGATTTCCACGACTATAATGAGGCTATCAAAGAATATAAGAAAACCTTTCCTTCTAAGGAAGATGTCTTAGAACACACACCTGATCCAGCTGTAAAAGAACTTATTCATAATATGGAGAAAGTCGGACTTGAAACAGTATTTGATCGTTTCGATGCCCAAAAACCTCACTGTACTTTTGGTATGGCCGGAATTTGCTGCAAAAACTGTAATATTGGACCTTGTAGAATTACAAAAAAAAGCCCTAGGGGTGTCTGCGGCGCCGATGCCGATCTAATTGTATCTCGTAATTTACTTCGATGGGTAGCAAGTGGAGTTGCTGGTCATGGATATAGAGGTAGAGAAAGCATGCTTGCCTTAAAATGGGTTGGAGAAGGAAAGTTAAACTTGCCAATTCTAGGACCTGAAAAACTTAAAAAATCAGCTACTACACTCGGCATTGATATCGAAGGAAAGTCCATTAAAGAGCTTGCTGTTCTCGTTGCAGATATTTTACTTGAAGATTTATCTAGAACTGTTCCAGATAAGCACAAGACTATGCATGCCTTTGCTACTCCAGAAAGAGTAAAAGTTTGGAAGGAGTTAGATATTCTCCCTATTAGCGCATATCACGAAATAACAGACGCACTACATAGAACAACTACAGGCACTGATAGCGACTGGAAAAACATCATGCAGCAATTATCTCGATGTGGCCTTGCATTCTCATGGTCCAGCGTACTAGCTTCTTCTATTGCCATAGATAGCTTGTTTGGTTTGCCAGTGAGAAGTACGGTAAAATGTAATGTTGGAGCATTAAAAGAAGGATATGTAAATATCGCCCTTCACGGTCACTCTCCTCTTCTCGTCAGCGAGATCGTAAGACTAGGAAAAACAGAGGAATTTGATGCTTTAGCAAAAAAACATGGAGCTAAAGGAATACAGTTTTACGGTATTTGCTGTTCTGGTTTGTCTTCTATGTATCGATACGGAGGAGTCATTCCACTTTCTAATGCCATCGGTGCCGAATTAATCGTGGGAACAGGTGCCCTTGACCTTTGGGTTGCTGACGTTCAAGATGTATTCCCTGCTATTATGGAAGTTGCAAATTGCTTCAAAACTGTAGTAGTAACTACAAGCGATTCTGCAAGATTGCCTGGTGCGGAGCATTATGCTTATGACCATGAGCACTCTAATATTGCTCAAACGGAAAATTTAGCTAAAAAAATCCTTACTCGTGGAATTGTAAGCTTTGCAAATAGGAGAGATATACCTGTAACGATTCCTCAGTATGAAGTCAATGCAGAAGTTGGATTTTCTCTTGAAAATATCATAAAACAATTTGGCAGTATTGAACCTATCGCACAAGCTTTAAAGACAGGAAAAATCAAGGGAATTATTAATCTAGTAGGCTGTAATAATCCTAGAGTTTTATATGAAAAAGCGATTACAGATATTACATCAAAGCTAATAAAGGAAAATATTCTCGTTCTTACAAATGGATGCGCATCCTTCCCACTTCTAAAATTAGGATACTGTAATAAATCCGCTTTAGAACATACAGGTAGCCAGCTAAAAGAATTTTTAGGATCAGACCTTCCACCTGTATGGCATATGGGAGAATGTCTTGATAATGCAAGAGCTTCTGCGCTTTTTAGAGCCCTAGCAGATGCTTGTGGAAAAGACTTAAAGGATATGCCATTTGCCTTTGCAAGCCCTGAATGGTCAAACGAAAAAGGCGTTGCAGCTGCATTAAGCTTCCGTTTACTAGGGATTAATTCCTACCATTGTGTAGAGTCTCCTGTACAAGGATCACCTAATGTAATGAAATACATTTATGAAGATACAAAAGAAACCATCGGTGCAGTCATGGTCGTAGATGTAAATCCAGACAGCTTAGGCAATAAAATTATCGAAGATATTGAAGCAAAACGAGAAGCATTAAGCTGGAGTTAA
- a CDS encoding type II secretion system protein GspL has translation MFRKESHTVVFDVGSSTIKIIKGYIKEEIINIEHYRIFHIPQDIVQEGKVVDKKGLSEELCKLKIKASDIRLLLSSKDIILRTFQLPKMELSEVRQAVKFEMSVLLPDEIENYIVDGVVIREYKETSEENNTFIMYEVQGIAVERKTVTDYLDCFSKAGLKVNVVDVQPNAISKLLCHDHFYMRKMNGTVLKNQNIAVLDMGYEKTSITFIEGKKIFIYKILNKGGRDFTKAIAKDFHMSFQEAEEWKLDNPFSSMEKEEFKGKEEVNNLLLEIIQELTQLMGFFESMCKDKRIGYILLLGGGSLMPICKKYIENALQVETEYLFALHSIYIKELHSANHISFLANAIGALVRREKNHDGY, from the coding sequence GTGTTTCGTAAAGAAAGTCATACAGTGGTGTTTGATGTAGGTTCGAGTACCATAAAGATTATAAAGGGATATATAAAGGAAGAAATAATAAATATCGAGCACTACCGTATATTTCATATACCGCAAGACATAGTACAAGAAGGAAAGGTTGTGGATAAGAAAGGCCTTTCAGAAGAACTTTGTAAGTTAAAAATCAAAGCTAGTGATATTCGACTACTTCTCTCCTCTAAGGACATAATTCTTAGAACTTTTCAATTGCCTAAAATGGAATTAAGTGAAGTTCGTCAAGCTGTAAAATTTGAAATGTCTGTATTACTGCCTGATGAAATAGAAAATTACATCGTAGATGGAGTGGTAATTAGAGAATACAAAGAAACTTCTGAAGAAAACAACACCTTCATCATGTATGAAGTTCAAGGCATTGCAGTAGAACGGAAAACGGTTACCGACTATTTAGACTGTTTTTCAAAAGCAGGGCTTAAAGTTAATGTAGTAGATGTTCAGCCTAATGCTATTTCTAAATTACTATGCCACGATCATTTCTATATGCGCAAAATGAATGGAACCGTTCTTAAAAATCAGAATATAGCTGTTTTAGATATGGGGTATGAAAAAACATCAATTACGTTTATAGAGGGCAAGAAGATTTTCATTTACAAGATTTTAAATAAAGGTGGCAGGGATTTTACAAAGGCTATTGCCAAAGATTTTCATATGAGTTTTCAAGAAGCAGAAGAGTGGAAATTAGATAATCCGTTCTCTTCTATGGAAAAAGAAGAATTTAAAGGAAAGGAAGAGGTAAATAATCTGCTCTTAGAAATAATACAAGAATTAACTCAGCTAATGGGATTTTTTGAATCTATGTGTAAAGATAAAAGGATAGGGTATATTTTATTGCTAGGTGGAGGTTCTCTTATGCCTATCTGTAAAAAATATATTGAGAATGCACTTCAAGTAGAAACAGAGTACCTTTTTGCCTTACATAGTATATATATTAAAGAATTACACTCTGCAAATCACATTAGCTTTTTAGCCAATGCTATAGGTGCTCTTGTGAGAAGGGAGAAAAATCATGATGGATATTAA
- a CDS encoding type II secretion system protein, translated as MKDEKAFTLIEMIVTVGILGIILSMVFLNSKGLQNFIDNQNLKTQCREVHQVLLNARNDAIMDGKARRVNIHEDKIYIYIAEATAQAEKIEFKDSILITSNTYFRKNLTFHPTGTVNLGGHFVFENRQGNKRTIVVQIGTGRIYIKEEE; from the coding sequence TTGAAGGATGAGAAGGCTTTTACTTTGATCGAAATGATTGTTACTGTTGGGATTTTAGGTATTATTCTTTCTATGGTTTTCCTTAATAGTAAAGGTTTACAAAACTTTATAGACAATCAAAATCTAAAAACTCAGTGTAGGGAAGTACATCAAGTTCTTTTGAATGCGCGAAATGACGCTATAATGGATGGAAAAGCACGTAGAGTTAATATACATGAAGATAAAATCTACATATATATTGCTGAAGCAACCGCTCAAGCAGAAAAAATAGAATTTAAGGATTCTATTTTAATCACTTCAAATACGTACTTTAGAAAAAACCTAACTTTTCATCCTACAGGTACAGTCAATCTCGGGGGGCATTTTGTTTTTGAAAATAGACAAGGAAATAAGAGGACTATCGTGGTACAAATTGGGACAGGCAGAATCTATATTAAGGAGGAAGAATAA
- the pilO gene encoding type 4a pilus biogenesis protein PilO: MNLSRREEVLLGLLLFLGIFSLYFFCLFWPKFQEFQKHGQFIKEKELECSEMEFLYSSKQLKDVDKQWSKAKKQIPSSMKLPDLYMNLLNLQKNSGVSYNLIEFGSLEKASQQVYEDGAILSKVDINVTLVGTYEQVDSFLKDLYGNERRLEVTRVHYENREGKIHATIGLVAFALLKENDPEWTQYDFVQGKSYGKSNPFVEEKNQSIDDNSEISNNIDQP; encoded by the coding sequence TTGAATCTAAGTAGAAGGGAAGAGGTTTTATTAGGGTTACTGCTGTTTCTTGGAATATTTAGTTTGTACTTTTTTTGTTTGTTTTGGCCTAAATTTCAAGAATTTCAAAAGCATGGACAATTTATAAAAGAAAAAGAATTAGAATGTAGTGAAATGGAGTTCCTTTATAGTAGTAAGCAATTGAAGGATGTAGATAAACAATGGTCAAAAGCTAAAAAACAGATTCCATCAAGTATGAAACTCCCTGATTTGTATATGAATCTGCTTAATTTGCAAAAAAATTCTGGAGTATCCTATAATCTTATCGAATTTGGTTCCTTAGAAAAAGCTTCGCAACAGGTTTATGAAGATGGCGCTATATTATCAAAAGTGGATATAAATGTGACGCTTGTAGGAACCTATGAGCAGGTAGATTCTTTTTTAAAAGATTTGTATGGTAATGAGAGAAGACTTGAAGTCACAAGAGTCCACTACGAAAATAGAGAAGGAAAAATTCATGCCACTATAGGGCTAGTGGCATTTGCTCTTCTTAAGGAAAATGATCCAGAATGGACTCAGTACGATTTTGTTCAGGGGAAATCCTATGGTAAATCGAATCCTTTTGTTGAAGAAAAAAACCAAAGTATAGATGATAACAGTGAAATTAGCAATAATATAGATCAACCCTAG
- a CDS encoding prepilin peptidase produces MDFFYVFLVGTIIGSFLNVIIYRIPIGESIISPPSHCGNCDSRLRPLDLIPILSWIALKGKCRYCSSKISYRYPFVELLTGGLFLFTYIAVGIDQKLVAYLVLGCMLIINTFIDMDHFILPNIILLFGLIAFVLLTVFLPFISWRDSFLGAFVGAVPLLILFLLTKGRGMGPGDVKFMGVIGLYLGWKLSLLTLFLSFILGGIFGILLLATRIKDKTDAIPFGPWIALAAFISMYWGSDIISWYLGL; encoded by the coding sequence TTGGATTTTTTTTATGTATTTTTAGTAGGAACGATTATTGGAAGTTTTTTAAATGTGATCATTTACCGAATCCCTATAGGAGAGTCTATTATTTCGCCGCCGTCTCATTGTGGTAATTGTGATAGTAGATTGAGACCCTTAGATTTAATTCCTATCCTTAGTTGGATTGCTCTAAAAGGTAAGTGTAGATATTGTAGCTCTAAAATTTCGTATCGATATCCCTTTGTAGAATTGTTGACTGGAGGATTATTTCTTTTTACATATATTGCAGTAGGTATTGATCAAAAGTTGGTGGCCTATTTAGTACTTGGCTGTATGCTTATAATAAATACATTCATCGATATGGACCATTTTATTTTACCTAATATAATACTGTTGTTTGGACTCATTGCATTTGTTCTACTTACTGTGTTTTTGCCTTTTATTTCATGGCGAGATTCTTTTTTAGGTGCATTTGTAGGAGCAGTTCCGTTACTTATCCTATTTTTACTTACAAAGGGGAGGGGTATGGGGCCTGGGGACGTAAAGTTTATGGGCGTAATCGGATTGTATTTAGGTTGGAAATTATCTTTGCTAACCCTATTTTTATCTTTTATTTTAGGAGGCATTTTTGGAATCCTTTTATTAGCCACAAGAATAAAAGACAAAACAGATGCCATCCCTTTTGGACCCTGGATTGCTCTAGCAGCTTTTATCTCTATGTATTGGGGGAGCGATATTATTAGTTGGTATCTAGGTTTATAA